One genomic segment of Nocardia spumae includes these proteins:
- a CDS encoding histidine phosphatase family protein, translated as MQLVLVRHAQPGRVLTTSGPADPELTELGVEQAGRVPAVITRFAGGEHRIARVVSSPQRRARDTAAPTAEKLGLPVEILDGLAEYDRDLPAYIPIEDAKRDFRETYERIKAGHLPEQIDGPLFVERVLTTVSEIVAAAEPTDTVVAFAHGGVINVLLQDVLGLERPLTFPIDYCSITRVLFSRTGTRTAATINENSHVWELLPRNHSAGTPWA; from the coding sequence GTGCAGCTTGTTCTCGTGCGCCACGCCCAGCCCGGGCGGGTGCTGACCACATCCGGTCCGGCCGATCCCGAACTCACCGAGCTGGGGGTGGAGCAGGCCGGACGGGTTCCGGCCGTGATCACGCGGTTCGCCGGCGGGGAACATCGGATCGCGCGGGTGGTCAGCAGTCCGCAACGGCGGGCCCGCGATACCGCCGCGCCCACCGCCGAGAAACTCGGGCTGCCGGTCGAGATTCTCGACGGACTCGCCGAATACGATCGAGACCTGCCCGCCTACATTCCGATCGAGGATGCCAAGCGGGATTTCCGGGAGACCTACGAGCGGATCAAGGCCGGACATCTACCGGAGCAGATCGACGGCCCGCTGTTCGTCGAACGGGTGCTCACCACCGTCTCCGAGATCGTGGCCGCGGCCGAACCCACCGATACCGTGGTCGCTTTCGCGCATGGCGGGGTGATAAACGTGCTGCTGCAGGATGTGCTGGGGCTCGAGCGCCCGCTGACCTTCCCCATCGACTACTGCTCGATCACCCGTGTCCTGTTCTCACGCACCGGAACGCGCACCGCCGCCACCATCAACGAGAACAGCCACGTCTGGGAGTTGCTGCCGCGCAACCACTCCGCTGGCACACCTTGGGCCTGA
- a CDS encoding RNA polymerase sigma factor — protein sequence MSTTPRVRPDPAFGLLELYDEALPHVYGYLLARCGQRPLAEDLTAETFLAAVDAVRKPGAPALSVAWLIGVARHKLADHWRRVEREQRGLRALDDEPTSADPWDGEIDAIRARDVLTQLGAHHRAALTLRYMDGLPVGEVAAHLGRTVHATEALLVRARNAFRRAYAGEEG from the coding sequence GTGAGCACGACACCGCGCGTGCGACCCGATCCGGCGTTCGGGTTGCTGGAGCTGTACGACGAGGCATTGCCACACGTCTACGGCTATCTGCTCGCCCGGTGCGGACAGCGCCCGCTGGCCGAGGATCTCACCGCGGAGACTTTCCTCGCCGCCGTCGACGCGGTGCGCAAACCCGGCGCACCCGCGCTGTCGGTGGCATGGCTGATCGGAGTGGCGCGCCACAAGCTGGCCGATCACTGGCGGCGAGTCGAACGCGAACAACGCGGTCTGCGGGCGCTCGACGACGAACCCACCAGCGCCGATCCCTGGGACGGCGAGATCGACGCGATCCGGGCGCGGGATGTGCTCACGCAGTTGGGCGCGCACCATCGGGCCGCTTTGACGCTGCGCTATATGGACGGCCTGCCGGTGGGTGAGGTGGCCGCCCATCTCGGCCGCACCGTACACGCGACCGAGGCACTGCTGGTCCGGGCGCGCAACGCCTTTCGCCGGGCCTATGCGGGAGAGGAGGGCTGA